Below is a window of Oryza brachyantha chromosome 10, ObraRS2, whole genome shotgun sequence DNA.
GTGATTTACTTTTGTTGTTTGGATAGATTATTGCGTAAATTGTAGTGTATGATAATTTGTCTCCAGGAGCTTGAACTTGGATATTTCTTTTATACCTTAGAACTAACTACAGTTGCAACATAACATTTCACTTCGATGCAATAAAATCTGTAGTTACCAGCAGTAGTAAGACTCatgtcacaaaataaaaacaaaaaaactagtaTTAAGACTAAATTTTGTGCAGGAACATTTTGTAAATTAATACTTGCACCATCATTCTAGGTTGGGAGAAAGCTGAAGCAGAGGCCTTGGCTTTGAAAGTTCAACTAGAAACTGTTACATTATCTAAGCTAGCCGCTGAGGAAAGAGCTTCTCATCTGGATGGTGCTCTGAAGGAATGTATGAAACAAGTGAGGACAGTAAAGGAGGAAAGTGAGCAAAAGCTGCAAGATGTTGTCTTTGGAAAGACCAAGCAGTGGGAGATGATGAAGGCTGAACTAGAAGCAAAATTAGCTTCTTTCGAACAGGAGCTAATTCGAGCAGGTGATGAGAATGATGTGCTCTCAAGATCTCTTCAAGAACGGGAAAACTTACTGATGAAAGTTGGTAAGGAAAAAGCACAGGCAGAAGCTCAGATGGAATTGTTGAAGAGCACTATTCAATCAGGCGAAAAAGAGATAAGTTCATTGAAGTATGAAGTACATGTTGTTTCCAAAGAACTTGAGATTCGCAATGAAGAAAAGAACATGAGTGTGCGTTCAGCTGATGTAGCAACTAAGCAGCATCTAGAGGATgtcaagaaaatattaaaactggAAGCGGAATGCCAAAGGTTACGTGCACTTGTTCGGAAAAAGTTACCCGGACCAGCTGCACTAGCTCAAATGAAGCTCGAAGTGGATAGCTGGGGCAGAGATCACGCTGATAACAAAATGCGACGCTCCCCTTCAAGGAGTTCGAACTTCCATCATCCTATGTCACCATCTCCTGATAATTCTCTCGGGAACTTGCAACACATGCAGAAAGAGAATGAATTTCTGACTGCACGTTTATTATCGATGGAGGAAGAAACCAAGATGCTAAAAGATGCGCTGTCAAAGCGTAATAATGAGTTGCAGGCATCAAGAAATACATGTGCTAAGACAGCAGGCAAGCTCAACAGCATGGAAGTTCAGATGGTGAGTGCTAGGCAGTATAAGAGTCCAACAAATTCAAACCTTGATGTTCATCATGATGGTGCACTGAGCCTGAATGGAAGCAACCCACCAAGTCTGACTTCCATGTCTGAAGATGGTGTTGATGATGCAGCAAGTTGTGCCGAGTCTTGGGCCAATGCGTTGATATCTGAGCTCTCACACATCAAGAAAGATAAAGGAAGTAAGGGTGGTTTAACAGAAAATTCCAATCAGATGGTACTCATGGACGACTTTCTAGAGATGGAGAGGTTGGCGTGCTTATCTCCTGAAGGGAAAGGATGTGGAAGATTTATTGACAAGAAGAAGGCTGCTAAAGTTGACACCACTCTCACTATTGTCAATAAACGGGAAAGTGATAGAGATTCATGGCCATCCTTGCAGTTCCCAGATACGCCATCCAGCAGTGAACATCAACCTGAGAACTCCTCGCTTTCAAAATTGCAATCAAGAATTTCCTCTCTCTTGGGTTCTCAATCACCACAGAATAATGTTGGGAAGTTACTAGATGGTATCAGAAATATCCTAAGAGATATTGAGGAAGAAGCAGAATCAATGAATGCAAAAAAGAATCAAGCTGAAGACATGAACGAAGTTGCTGATAATGGATCATTGACAAACCAATCTAGGAAACGAGGGGTTATGGATCATGTCCTAAGACAGGCAATTTTGGATATTCGTGATTTTTTCCAGTCATTCAAAAGGCAACTATCTGAGTTCCAAGGTAAAGGTCCCTACCGCAGAATCTGTGAGAAAATAGAGCAGTTCTCCACTCTAGCTGATAAAGTTATGTTTAATGAAACTTGTCTCGCTGAGATGGTGATAGCATTAGCGGAAATCTTGTCTGAAAGTTCTGCGATCAAACTCACAATGCTGAGAGACAGCGTCAATGAGGCAGAGAGCAATAATCTGGACTGTGTTGATAAAGTGACCTTATTGGAAAACAAAGTGCATCGTCAGCCAACTAAAGATAGTCTAGCTGATGTTTGTTCACTTATGCCTCACTCATCTTATGATCCTGACTTTGAGGGTTCTAGTTATGCATTTGATGTTAAAACTACAGTGCGGATATGCTCACCAGAGGAATATGAACAACTGAAATCGGACAAGAGGAAGTTGGAGATGGAATTAGCAAAGTGCAACGAAGCTATTCAATGTACAAAGCTTGAGTTTAGTGAGATGGAGAAAAGCATGGAAGAGCTTACATCAAAGCTGTCTGCCTGCGAGAAATCAAATAGCTTGACTGAGACACAGTTGAAATGTATGGCTGAATCATACAAATCACTTGAGTCACATAAGTTGAAATTAGAAAGTGAAATAGAAGTGCTGCATAAACAGATAGATACGTTGAGAACTGAACTTgctgaagaaagagagaaccATCAGGAGGATTTGTCAAAGTACAGAGATCTGAAGGAGAAGATCGAAAGGTGAAATACCTGTCTTTCCATATTGTATCAATCTTGTTTCCTTGGTTTTTCTTTGTTGAAAGGACTCAGACGTGTTTTTCTATATTGCATCTTGTTtcctttagtttttctttgttgCATGTTAACCGATTCTTTCCATGACTTTGTTTATGTCATGGAGGTATGAGAATGAGAAGAATACTGGATGTCCAGATGAGGATGCAGGTGTCAAAACGAAGCAGGTGATATTGCTAAGCCTAAGTTTCATGTTCATGTAACTGATGATAGCCTATGTAGTTTGTTTAGTCAATCTTATTTCATTAATTATagaataaatttcataatcaACAGGCATAACTGTTagtacttttcttttttctttctgaactTTAAGTTGTACTGATTCTAATAGACCTGTCCACCGCCTCAAATACATCCAATTGAGTGCCGCAGGGAATCCAACAGCTTCACATGCATCAACATTTTGATGGCTAGGGTTATCACACTAGAAAAGTATTTATGTGTTTCCTAGTATGGAGTGGTGAGAGGCAGCATTGGACCCTTTTTAGCTTGATCCATGTGCCCAATACTTATGACATGTGTGTCTACTACCAAATAGAGCCAAGACCAATTGCTTGTTGTATGGGTTCTGAACCTGTAGTTCTGCACAAAACGTTGCACCTAGATCTCTAGTTTCGTAAAATTGGTTCTTAGAATATGCAAGTCACTGATAGTTTTCTTTGATATAATTGTAattgtgtaaattttatatcttgtaCCATATCAGATCATACAGTACCAAACACATGGATTACACATTTTATTCCCTTGCCCTCTCTGAATACAAACATTGCTTTGTTATGTGATCATGTTGAGTTTCGCATAATATGTTCTTGGTTGAAATAATTACAGGAGAAAGagatagcagcagcagcagagaagCTCGCAGAATGCCAGGAGACAATATTGCTTCTTGGCCGCCAGCTGCAAACTCTTCGCCCGCCGCCAACAGAACCACTAGGTTCTGTGGTAAACAAACAACCTGTGGGGGTTTTTCCCGAAGATCAAGCTAGATCAACCCAAGGCTTGCATTTTAAGAAGCTTTCAGGTCAATTTGATACAGATCACGCATTATTCTCAAGTGCACCGGGAACAGGAAATGTCTCTCCTCTAAATGGATACAGAACACACAAAAGCCCCTCCAATCTTGATGGAAACCCTTACATTAACTCCCCGAACAGTTCGAAGCGTCCGAAGCACAGATCaagatcttcttcttcttcctcatttACTAACCAGTTCACAGAGAAACAGGGCCGAGGTTTCAGTCGGTTATTCTCAAAGAGCAAGAGCGAATACTGACCTGACTTTGAGCTTGTTTTGCTTGTCATGGCAAGCATTGCAGGTGCATATTTTTGCCAACAAAACCTACACCTGTTTGTGtattatcatatatttatgtagATGATGCCTGCATTCACCAGATTCTAGTATTTGGTTGAGGTTTATTAGCTATATCCAGATTCAGTGTGCTTGTCAGCCGTCAGTGCCTTTCCTGGTCATTTTTGGGTTGCTGTTTGCCTATACCTCACTTCATGGAACCTCATTGTACATCTCCCTACCCTGATGAAGATTGAGAAGGTAATGTTGTTAGTCTGGAGATTTCTCTTGCATGCCAAGGACGACTTAACCTATAACTTTATGTATTCAGTATTCTGGTTAGTTTTCTGTACAGGTAACATGAAAAAGGGTTTGGAATTTGTTGCCAAGTTATTGGTTGTAAAGGCTTGAATACTATGTGTGCTAACATTGGAATGGAATGTGTTTGCTCCCCCAAACAATATCAGTATGCTAATCATTTATGCTGCAACCGAGctcaattttgtatatttttccctttttcagAAAGCTCTGCGTATTTCAGTTACAGTAATTAGTCAGCTTATTTTGGCTTTTCCGTGCAAAAAGTATTTAAATACACACATTTATTGCTTGTGTTCCTCAATGTAatattagagaaaaataacagccttatccataaattattacagatatgaaattaaaatatctAAACTATTAAGATGCTCTTTAATTATCTACTACTGTACAGTAATAAAATTCTCTTTTTATCGAGAGATAGGAAACTTTGATGTAGCGTGACTCGTAGTTAATACATCAATAGATAATGCCGTTAGCCTTTTGACATATTTtcaaccattcatcttattaaaaattttataaaaatatgaaaaattaccaCTTATAATTAAAGTACATTTAGTAATAACTATAGCCGtaacaaataaatgataattatgttaatttcttaaataagatgaatagttaaatatgttgtaaaacaattaaatgcattatctattaaaatatcgagggagtaataaagaaaaatggttCGAGATGGCCTGCAAACTAAAGTGATTTGGGCCAATTTATCCAGGCCATGCATCCGGAGAGCAGAGAGGGCTGAGTGTGAACCAAGTTGGGCCTGGATGAAGTATTATCCCACCACAAAGCGTAAATGAAGTATTTTGTTTTACCTAGATtctgaaagaaaaatgcattTGTTTATTGGTTTTTGTCTCTGCTTGGTTAAATGAAAGAGAGTTGATACAAGATTgttctataagaaagttgaaACATGAGATGGAATTCGCTAAAAAAACATTCTAACTGAAAGCTGTGATTCGCTACACATTTGGGCTATGCACCTGCATCCTAGCCCATTAGAATATAAATTCTAGATTTAACACTGGTGTCCAGCAACTTAAAAGTATACAAAGGTATGGGGgtgccaaatgacatatttataaatgaaaaataattatgaataaaacttttatatacgtgttcctAGCGATCTAAGagtcaaagctgaaaaataaattacgataaaaaactttaaaatctactaagattgaaaatttaaattttggcttatagaaacaagcagaagcaaaatgaTGGGCTGATGTATTTAGAGGTAGGGTTGAAAGTGATTCGGATAATTTCCGTCCGACCGGGTCATTTTTTGGGTTCAGATAGCTTCGATCTGATAGTTCCAGAAATTTTCAGATTTGTTTTCTTCGGATACGAAAATGAATATGGTAGGAGTAATATCCGTCGGATTCGGAAAATAGTTGGATATTTTCCGGATTTTTTTCAGATATCCGGACCAGTGCATCAACCATTGAATCCAATCAGCTCAACCTAAAGAAGTTCATCCTAACGACCCAATCAGTGTTAACCTT
It encodes the following:
- the LOC102699811 gene encoding filament-like plant protein 4; its protein translation is MDRRSWPWKKKSSDKSSSGDLLKNSNQAEQDEQVPKFVQISPERYASFTELEEQVKILSDKVNVLNEQLSAAQSDITNKDGLVKQHVRVAEEAVSGWEKAEAEALALKVQLETVTLSKLAAEERASHLDGALKECMKQVRTVKEESEQKLQDVVFGKTKQWEMMKAELEAKLASFEQELIRAGDENDVLSRSLQERENLLMKVGKEKAQAEAQMELLKSTIQSGEKEISSLKYEVHVVSKELEIRNEEKNMSVRSADVATKQHLEDVKKILKLEAECQRLRALVRKKLPGPAALAQMKLEVDSWGRDHADNKMRRSPSRSSNFHHPMSPSPDNSLGNLQHMQKENEFLTARLLSMEEETKMLKDALSKRNNELQASRNTCAKTAGKLNSMEVQMVSARQYKSPTNSNLDVHHDGALSLNGSNPPSLTSMSEDGVDDAASCAESWANALISELSHIKKDKGSKGGLTENSNQMVLMDDFLEMERLACLSPEGKGCGRFIDKKKAAKVDTTLTIVNKRESDRDSWPSLQFPDTPSSSEHQPENSSLSKLQSRISSLLGSQSPQNNVGKLLDGIRNILRDIEEEAESMNAKKNQAEDMNEVADNGSLTNQSRKRGVMDHVLRQAILDIRDFFQSFKRQLSEFQGKGPYRRICEKIEQFSTLADKVMFNETCLAEMVIALAEILSESSAIKLTMLRDSVNEAESNNLDCVDKVTLLENKVHRQPTKDSLADVCSLMPHSSYDPDFEGSSYAFDVKTTVRICSPEEYEQLKSDKRKLEMELAKCNEAIQCTKLEFSEMEKSMEELTSKLSACEKSNSLTETQLKCMAESYKSLESHKLKLESEIEVLHKQIDTLRTELAEERENHQEDLSKYRDLKEKIERYENEKNTGCPDEDAGVKTKQEKEIAAAAEKLAECQETILLLGRQLQTLRPPPTEPLGSVVNKQPVGVFPEDQARSTQGLHFKKLSGQFDTDHALFSSAPGTGNVSPLNGYRTHKSPSNLDGNPYINSPNSSKRPKHRSRSSSSSSFTNQFTEKQGRGFSRLFSKSKSEY